A window from Zingiber officinale cultivar Zhangliang chromosome 7A, Zo_v1.1, whole genome shotgun sequence encodes these proteins:
- the LOC122001843 gene encoding serine carboxypeptidase-like 18 isoform X1: protein MMAIAPLFFPLIFFCFFSSALSASVITRLPGFRGPLPFYLETGYVEVDRENGGELFYYFIQSEGKPADDPLLLWLTGGPRCSAFSGLVFEIGPLKFVTAEYNGSLPSLVYHPYSWAKVANVIFVDSPTGSGFSYSRKNEGYDANDTSWSEQAYKFLIQWLVEHPQFISNPLYIAGDSYAGKIVPIVAKRVMDDIDEGKESLFNLQGYLIGNPVTGGKVDKNSQLPYAHGMGIISDDLFEMTQRCCVGQDYRTPTNSQCVKYLDTYDNFYSEINQGHILEMACAPDNERNHLQHRMCVTSDKRNSKQNLHFLQPPPLPDLSCRTYAYVLSYYWANSKTVRKALAIKQGTIKEWVRCNFTLPYTTGFGSNIDYHLSLLQRGYRALVYSGDHDLVIPFLGTRQWIKSLNSSIVDNWRSWFVDGQVAGYTMAYSNNLTFATVKGAGHTAPEYKPKECQAMISRWIANAPL, encoded by the exons atgatggCGATCGCTCCCCTGTTTTTTCCACTCATCTTCTTCTGTTTCTTCTCCTCTGCTCTATCGGCCTCGGTGATCACCCGTTTGCCTGGATTCCGAGGCCCATTGCCCTTCTACTTAGAAACAGG GTACGTGGAGGTGGACAGGGAGAACGGTGGCGAGTTGTTCTACTACTTCATCCAGTCGGAAGGCAAGCCGGCGGATGACCCCCTGCTCCTCTGGCTGACCGGCGGCCCCAGGTGCTCTGCCTTCAGCGGATTAGTCTTCGAAATCG GCCCCCTGAAATTTGTGACAGCCGAGTACAACGGGAGCTTGCCAAGCTTGGTCTACCATCCTTATTCCTGGGCCAag GTAGCCAACGTGATCTTTGTAGATTCCCCAACGGGTTCTGGATTCTCGTACTCGAgaaaaaatgaagggtatgatgcCAACGACACGTCTTGGTCTGAACAGGCTTATAAGTTTCTCATACAG TGGCTTGTTGAGCACCCACAATTCATCTCCAATCCCCTCTACATTGCTGGGGATTCATATGCTGGAAAAATTGTACCTATTGTGGCCAAAAGAGTGATGGATG ATATTGATGAAGGGAAAGAATCGCTATTTAACCTCCAG GGTTACTTGATTGGCAATCCAGTCACAGGTGGAAAAGTTGATAAGAATTCTCAATTACCTTATGCTCACGGCATGGGGATCATATCTGATGACTTATTTGAG ATGACACAAAGATGCTGCGTAGGACAAGATTATCGGACTCCCACCAATTCGCAATGTGTGAAGTATCTTGACACATATGACAAT TTCTATTCAGAAATTAATCAGGGTCACATTTTGGAAATGGCATGTGCTCCTGACAATGAAAGAAACCACCTGCAACACCGTATGTGTGTGACTTCTGATAAGAGAAACTCGAAGCAGAACTTGCATTTTCTTCAACCACCCCCATTGCCTGACCTTAGTTGTCGA ACTTATGCTTATGTTCTATCATACTATTGGGCTAACAGTAAGACTGTGAGGAAAGCCCTCGCCATCAAACAG GGGACGATTAAAGAATGGGTGAGGTGCAATTTTACCTTACCATACACGACAGGATTTGGCAGTAACATCGACTATCATCTTAGCCTTTTGCAAAGAGGCTATCGTGCTTTGGTTTACAG TGGTGATCATGACTTGGTGATACCCTTTCTGGGGACAAGACAATGGATAAAGTCTTTGAATTCTTCTATTGTCGATAATTGGAGGTCTTGGTTTGTCGATGGTCAAGTTGCCGG GTATACAATGGCATATTCCAATAATTTGACATTTGCAACTGTAAAG GGTGCTGGTCACACAGCTCCAGAGTACAAACCGAAAGAATGTCAAGCCATGATCTCAAGGTGGATTGCCAATGCACCTCTATGA
- the LOC122001843 gene encoding serine carboxypeptidase-like 18 isoform X2 encodes MMAIAPLFFPLIFFCFFSSALSASVITRLPGFRGPLPFYLETGENGGELFYYFIQSEGKPADDPLLLWLTGGPRCSAFSGLVFEIGPLKFVTAEYNGSLPSLVYHPYSWAKVANVIFVDSPTGSGFSYSRKNEGYDANDTSWSEQAYKFLIQWLVEHPQFISNPLYIAGDSYAGKIVPIVAKRVMDDIDEGKESLFNLQGYLIGNPVTGGKVDKNSQLPYAHGMGIISDDLFEMTQRCCVGQDYRTPTNSQCVKYLDTYDNFYSEINQGHILEMACAPDNERNHLQHRMCVTSDKRNSKQNLHFLQPPPLPDLSCRTYAYVLSYYWANSKTVRKALAIKQGTIKEWVRCNFTLPYTTGFGSNIDYHLSLLQRGYRALVYSGDHDLVIPFLGTRQWIKSLNSSIVDNWRSWFVDGQVAGYTMAYSNNLTFATVKGAGHTAPEYKPKECQAMISRWIANAPL; translated from the exons atgatggCGATCGCTCCCCTGTTTTTTCCACTCATCTTCTTCTGTTTCTTCTCCTCTGCTCTATCGGCCTCGGTGATCACCCGTTTGCCTGGATTCCGAGGCCCATTGCCCTTCTACTTAGAAACAGG GGAGAACGGTGGCGAGTTGTTCTACTACTTCATCCAGTCGGAAGGCAAGCCGGCGGATGACCCCCTGCTCCTCTGGCTGACCGGCGGCCCCAGGTGCTCTGCCTTCAGCGGATTAGTCTTCGAAATCG GCCCCCTGAAATTTGTGACAGCCGAGTACAACGGGAGCTTGCCAAGCTTGGTCTACCATCCTTATTCCTGGGCCAag GTAGCCAACGTGATCTTTGTAGATTCCCCAACGGGTTCTGGATTCTCGTACTCGAgaaaaaatgaagggtatgatgcCAACGACACGTCTTGGTCTGAACAGGCTTATAAGTTTCTCATACAG TGGCTTGTTGAGCACCCACAATTCATCTCCAATCCCCTCTACATTGCTGGGGATTCATATGCTGGAAAAATTGTACCTATTGTGGCCAAAAGAGTGATGGATG ATATTGATGAAGGGAAAGAATCGCTATTTAACCTCCAG GGTTACTTGATTGGCAATCCAGTCACAGGTGGAAAAGTTGATAAGAATTCTCAATTACCTTATGCTCACGGCATGGGGATCATATCTGATGACTTATTTGAG ATGACACAAAGATGCTGCGTAGGACAAGATTATCGGACTCCCACCAATTCGCAATGTGTGAAGTATCTTGACACATATGACAAT TTCTATTCAGAAATTAATCAGGGTCACATTTTGGAAATGGCATGTGCTCCTGACAATGAAAGAAACCACCTGCAACACCGTATGTGTGTGACTTCTGATAAGAGAAACTCGAAGCAGAACTTGCATTTTCTTCAACCACCCCCATTGCCTGACCTTAGTTGTCGA ACTTATGCTTATGTTCTATCATACTATTGGGCTAACAGTAAGACTGTGAGGAAAGCCCTCGCCATCAAACAG GGGACGATTAAAGAATGGGTGAGGTGCAATTTTACCTTACCATACACGACAGGATTTGGCAGTAACATCGACTATCATCTTAGCCTTTTGCAAAGAGGCTATCGTGCTTTGGTTTACAG TGGTGATCATGACTTGGTGATACCCTTTCTGGGGACAAGACAATGGATAAAGTCTTTGAATTCTTCTATTGTCGATAATTGGAGGTCTTGGTTTGTCGATGGTCAAGTTGCCGG GTATACAATGGCATATTCCAATAATTTGACATTTGCAACTGTAAAG GGTGCTGGTCACACAGCTCCAGAGTACAAACCGAAAGAATGTCAAGCCATGATCTCAAGGTGGATTGCCAATGCACCTCTATGA